One window from the genome of Cucumis melo cultivar AY chromosome 10, USDA_Cmelo_AY_1.0, whole genome shotgun sequence encodes:
- the LOC103499397 gene encoding uncharacterized protein LOC103499397 — protein MGVELLKEHCLGYRAGYIVDFARRVKNGKIDLQRLEVQNPNYYFPKIKGFGPFATANILMCLGFYRQLPIDTETIRHLKQVHGIQFCNNKTVREDVKLIYDKYAPFQCLAYWLELVEFYESKFGKLSELCSLDYHKISGTTLQL, from the exons atgggggttgaattgtTGAAGGAGCATTGTCTTGGTTACAGAGCTGGTTACATAGTTGACTTTGCTCGACGTgttaaaaatggtaaaattgaTCTTCAAAGACTTGAAGTTCAAAATCCAAACTACTATTTCCCTAAAATCAAAGGATTTGGACCTTTTGCAACTGCCAATATACTAATGTGCCTCGGATTTTACCGCCAACTTCCAATTGATACTGAAACTATAAGGCACTTGAAACAG GTTCATGGAATACAATTTTGCAACAACAAGACAGTACGGGAAGATGTCAAACTAATTTACGACAAGTATGCTCCTTTCCAATGCTTGGCCTACTG GTTGGAGCTTGTGGAGTTTTATGAGAGCAAATTCGGGAAGCTAAGTGAACTGTGCTCTCTTGATTATCACAAGATCAGTGGCACCACACTTCAACTTTGA
- the LOC103499361 gene encoding uncharacterized protein LOC103499361 isoform X1, which yields MLHCEFCAGVLLNCGERLEMDENGGIKMGIRQIVRLKETLQHWQGVTVCPKSKAAAHENGSQNQNQNHGILSPAINKRLTNVLCCDSDEETCQSPEHPPDVPKGYLAVYVGPELRRFIIPTSYLSHSVFKVLLEKAEEEFGFDHSGGLTFPCEIETFKYLLKCMESQQKDPPDDHTPAESSLTMEE from the exons ATGTT ACACTGTGAATTCTGTGCTGGGGTTCTGTTGAATTGTGGTGAACGTTTAGAAATGGATGAAAATGGTGGGATCAAGATGGGAATCCGCCAGATTGTGAGGCTGAAAGAGACTCTCCAACACTGGCAAGGGGTCACAGTATGCCCGAAATCCAAAGCAGCAGCCCATGAAAATGGAAgccaaaatcaaaatcaaaaccatGGGATCCTTTCACCGGCAATCAACAAAAGGCTGACGAATGTGTTGTGTTGTGATTCGGATGAGGAGACTTGCCAGAGCCCTGAGCACCCACCCGATGTGCCGAAAGGGTACTTGGCTGTTTATGTTGGGCCGGAGCTTCGGAGATTTATCATTCCCACCAGCTATCTTAGCCATTCGGTGTTCAAGGTGTTGCTGGAAAAGGCAGAGGAGGAGTTTGGATTCGATCATAGCGGCGGGCTCACTTTCCCTTGCGAAATCGAGACCTTCAAATACCTTCTCAAGTGCATGGAGAGCCAGCAGAAGGATCCTCCTGATGACCACACCCCAG CTGAGAGTTCTTTGACCATGGAAGAATAA
- the LOC103499361 gene encoding uncharacterized protein LOC103499361 isoform X2 translates to MDENGGIKMGIRQIVRLKETLQHWQGVTVCPKSKAAAHENGSQNQNQNHGILSPAINKRLTNVLCCDSDEETCQSPEHPPDVPKGYLAVYVGPELRRFIIPTSYLSHSVFKVLLEKAEEEFGFDHSGGLTFPCEIETFKYLLKCMESQQKDPPDDHTPAESSLTMEE, encoded by the exons ATGGATGAAAATGGTGGGATCAAGATGGGAATCCGCCAGATTGTGAGGCTGAAAGAGACTCTCCAACACTGGCAAGGGGTCACAGTATGCCCGAAATCCAAAGCAGCAGCCCATGAAAATGGAAgccaaaatcaaaatcaaaaccatGGGATCCTTTCACCGGCAATCAACAAAAGGCTGACGAATGTGTTGTGTTGTGATTCGGATGAGGAGACTTGCCAGAGCCCTGAGCACCCACCCGATGTGCCGAAAGGGTACTTGGCTGTTTATGTTGGGCCGGAGCTTCGGAGATTTATCATTCCCACCAGCTATCTTAGCCATTCGGTGTTCAAGGTGTTGCTGGAAAAGGCAGAGGAGGAGTTTGGATTCGATCATAGCGGCGGGCTCACTTTCCCTTGCGAAATCGAGACCTTCAAATACCTTCTCAAGTGCATGGAGAGCCAGCAGAAGGATCCTCCTGATGACCACACCCCAG CTGAGAGTTCTTTGACCATGGAAGAATAA